Proteins co-encoded in one Nonlabens agnitus genomic window:
- a CDS encoding TonB-dependent receptor, translating into MKYFILLLFMMTASMAAHAQQATIQGIILNEQQQPIANVNVNVQGTTIGTVSNINGYYEIKVEANTSINLRFSSVSYSSLTIQQLLLKSGEILEINPVMKVAVEQIGTVVVSATTDRQFSGVTTMDPQMIRRIPGAQPGVENILLSLPGVNNNNELSTQYAVRGGNYDENLIYINEIEVYRPFLIRSGQQEGLSVVNTDLVRSVDFSAGGFQAKYGDKLSSVLDLEYRRPTDFAAGIDASLLGANAFVEGTAFAKAMTATAGLRYRDNSLFINSRETVANAVPRFFDAQTYITYRVNPKFELGFLGNIAINSYDFEPRDRQTNFGTIQEPVAVVIDYQGQEEDQYETYFGALKASYDVNDQLNLRLISSVYHTQEQEHYDILAQYGLGSPNTDIGSRDFGQVDFVTGIGSELEHGRNDLDALIATLEHRGTFVFKKEGNSNDQLDWGIKANVEDIRDRVREYTVVDSAGFNVRPPEGNLRNDEPYTPFTAPLVPFTSINADNEVKVSRIQGFAQYSSRGYWGNSEIFWNLGARFHNWTVNGDTFEDSNQTVFSPRGQFAIKPYWEETDMLFRISTGVYHQPPFYRELRDEDGSVNPDVKAQQSIHFVVGNDWSFQWNDRPFKLTSEAYYKNLSDVNTYTLENVRIRYRANNNAKAYAYGLDLRLNGEFIKGTESWISAGYLKTEENLNNRGFISRPTDQRLKFAMLFQDYVPNLPQLRMYLNLVYNTGLPGGSPNYADPYDFQFRLRDYRRADLGINYVFKDDNNNSKTFANFDEFYIGAEIYNIFDNQNSITNIWVRDIATSRQIAIPNFLTPRVLNFRVVARF; encoded by the coding sequence TTGAAATACTTCATCCTTCTACTTTTTATGATGACCGCTTCCATGGCTGCTCACGCCCAACAAGCGACCATTCAAGGTATCATACTTAACGAGCAACAGCAACCCATAGCAAATGTCAATGTAAATGTTCAAGGCACCACGATAGGTACCGTAAGCAACATCAACGGTTATTATGAGATCAAGGTTGAAGCCAATACCTCTATAAACCTGAGGTTCTCAAGCGTCTCCTACAGCTCTTTGACGATCCAACAACTCCTGCTGAAAAGTGGTGAGATTCTGGAGATCAACCCTGTCATGAAAGTTGCGGTAGAACAAATAGGAACGGTTGTCGTTAGTGCGACCACAGACCGCCAGTTTAGCGGTGTGACCACAATGGATCCACAAATGATCAGAAGAATCCCAGGCGCCCAACCTGGTGTGGAAAACATCTTGCTATCGCTACCAGGTGTGAATAACAACAATGAGCTAAGCACTCAATACGCCGTGCGAGGTGGAAATTATGATGAGAACCTCATCTACATCAATGAAATCGAAGTGTATCGTCCGTTTTTGATACGTAGCGGCCAGCAGGAAGGCCTGAGCGTTGTCAATACAGATCTGGTGCGCAGTGTTGATTTTTCAGCTGGTGGTTTTCAGGCAAAATATGGTGACAAGCTCAGTTCGGTTTTGGATCTGGAATACCGCAGGCCTACAGATTTTGCCGCTGGCATAGACGCCAGTTTGTTGGGAGCAAATGCGTTTGTTGAGGGAACCGCTTTCGCGAAAGCGATGACCGCAACAGCTGGATTGCGATATAGAGACAACAGTCTTTTCATCAACTCTAGGGAAACCGTAGCCAATGCAGTTCCTAGATTTTTCGATGCGCAGACCTACATCACCTATCGAGTCAATCCCAAATTTGAACTGGGCTTTTTAGGAAACATCGCAATCAACAGTTATGATTTTGAGCCACGTGACCGACAGACAAATTTTGGAACTATCCAAGAACCTGTTGCGGTGGTGATTGATTATCAAGGCCAGGAAGAAGATCAATACGAGACGTATTTTGGCGCTTTAAAAGCAAGTTATGATGTGAATGACCAGCTTAATTTAAGACTCATTTCAAGCGTCTATCATACGCAGGAACAAGAGCATTATGACATTCTCGCCCAGTATGGTTTAGGTAGTCCCAATACAGATATAGGCAGTCGTGATTTTGGACAGGTGGATTTTGTCACCGGTATAGGGTCAGAACTGGAACATGGCCGTAATGATCTGGACGCTTTGATCGCTACCCTTGAACATCGTGGAACATTCGTTTTTAAAAAAGAAGGCAACTCTAACGACCAGCTGGATTGGGGCATTAAAGCCAATGTGGAAGACATTAGGGATCGCGTGCGAGAATATACGGTTGTTGATAGTGCTGGGTTTAATGTGCGTCCACCTGAAGGTAACCTGAGAAATGATGAGCCATACACGCCTTTTACCGCGCCTCTAGTACCGTTCACCTCTATCAATGCAGATAATGAAGTGAAGGTTTCTCGTATCCAGGGTTTTGCTCAATATAGCAGCCGCGGTTACTGGGGAAATAGTGAAATCTTCTGGAACCTAGGCGCACGCTTTCACAATTGGACAGTTAATGGTGATACCTTTGAAGACTCCAATCAAACCGTTTTTTCACCTCGTGGACAGTTTGCCATCAAACCCTACTGGGAAGAAACGGACATGCTTTTTAGAATCTCTACTGGAGTCTATCACCAGCCACCTTTTTACCGAGAATTACGTGATGAGGATGGAAGCGTCAACCCAGATGTAAAAGCCCAGCAATCCATACATTTTGTGGTTGGGAACGACTGGAGTTTCCAGTGGAATGACAGGCCTTTCAAGCTGACTAGTGAAGCATATTATAAAAATCTAAGCGACGTCAACACTTACACGCTGGAAAATGTGAGAATACGTTATCGAGCAAACAATAATGCCAAAGCCTATGCATACGGTCTGGACTTGAGACTTAACGGTGAATTCATCAAAGGAACCGAAAGCTGGATTAGTGCTGGCTATCTTAAAACAGAAGAGAACCTCAACAACCGCGGATTCATTTCCAGACCAACAGACCAACGTCTCAAATTTGCCATGCTATTTCAGGATTATGTACCTAATTTACCACAACTACGCATGTATTTGAACTTGGTTTACAATACAGGTCTTCCTGGCGGCTCACCTAATTATGCAGATCCCTATGATTTTCAGTTTAGATTGCGGGATTATCGTCGAGCAGACTTGGGTATCAATTATGTATTCAAGGATGACAATAATAACAGCAAGACTTTTGCCAATTTTGATGAGTTCTACATAGGTGCCGAGATCTACAACATCTTTGATAACCAGAACAGCATCACAAATATCTGGGTCAGAGACATTGCCACTAGCAGGCAGATCGCGATCCCAAACTTCTTGACGCCACGAGTGCTTAACTTTAGAGTGGTGGCTAGGTTTTAA
- a CDS encoding Smr/MutS family protein — MSSKFSKGDKVLVLDDDMSGVVAFAKAKQITITTADGIDLTFHEDELILDRRLQVKHVEVKKEPAPKKPKRRIQSRKKAAFIPAVEVDLHIHQLTDNERYMDNYDMLNLQIDTARDKIEWAHRNNIPKLVFIHGVGAGVLKQELDFLFERYDYLKHYDADFQKYGKGATEVYLFQNPK; from the coding sequence ATGAGTAGTAAGTTTTCTAAAGGAGATAAAGTGCTGGTACTGGACGACGATATGAGTGGAGTAGTCGCTTTCGCGAAAGCGAAACAAATCACCATCACTACTGCAGATGGTATTGATCTCACCTTTCATGAAGATGAGTTGATTCTTGATAGGCGGTTACAGGTAAAACACGTTGAAGTGAAAAAGGAACCAGCTCCCAAAAAACCCAAAAGACGCATACAGTCCCGTAAAAAAGCAGCATTTATCCCAGCGGTAGAAGTGGATTTACATATCCACCAGTTGACCGATAATGAGCGGTATATGGATAATTATGACATGCTCAACCTGCAAATTGATACTGCCAGAGACAAGATAGAATGGGCGCACCGCAACAACATTCCAAAGCTGGTTTTTATCCATGGCGTAGGCGCTGGAGTACTCAAGCAAGAATTGGACTTTTTGTTTGAACGTTACGATTACCTAAAACATTATGATGCCGATTTCCAGAAATATGGAAAAGGTGCCACTGAGGTGTATTTGTTTCAAAACCCTAAATAA
- a CDS encoding cell division protein ZapA produces the protein MEGKLKIKISIADRVYPLTIDPSREEGLRKAAKNIQAMIKQLEQSYAVRDKQDVLAMCALQFAARSEQHTIDKSDDNEEVQDRLQILEQLLNQHLS, from the coding sequence TTGGAAGGTAAACTCAAGATTAAGATATCGATTGCAGATAGAGTCTATCCTTTGACGATTGACCCTTCTCGAGAAGAAGGTTTGCGCAAGGCGGCAAAAAATATCCAGGCGATGATCAAGCAACTGGAACAAAGCTATGCCGTGCGTGACAAGCAAGATGTCCTTGCCATGTGTGCGCTGCAGTTTGCAGCAAGATCTGAGCAACATACTATCGATAAGAGTGATGATAATGAAGAAGTCCAGGATCGTTTACAGATACTGGAACAATTATTGAACCAACACTTGTCATAA
- a CDS encoding cysteine desulfurase family protein — protein sequence MKQVYLDNAATTQLRPEVVSRMTEVLSNVPGNPSSTHSYGRSAKSLIETARKNIAKQLNVTAAEIIFTSGGTEADNLAIHSCVRDLDVKRIITTGIEHHAVVYIVDYCRDKYGIEVKYVKLKECGTPDYYHLEQLLQESDKKTLVSLMHINNEIGNRLDIERVGGLCRKYKALFHSDCVQSIGHYEMDLAELPVDFTAVSAHKFHGPKGVGFAFIRKGTGLKPLILGGSQERGIRAGTESVHNIVGMDLAMQLAYENLEKDRAYIKDLKDYFKNSLEAKIDGVKFNGKCADGDNSTYTLLNVCLPCPVEKAAMLLFTLDLKGIACSKGSACQSGSQKGSHVLSQILNEEDLDKPSLRFSFSIYNTKEELDYVVDVLKEYLDTANN from the coding sequence ATGAAGCAAGTATATCTAGATAATGCAGCGACCACGCAATTGCGACCAGAAGTGGTGTCTCGCATGACCGAGGTTTTGTCAAACGTGCCTGGCAATCCCAGTTCAACACATAGCTATGGACGCAGCGCTAAATCTTTGATAGAGACCGCTCGCAAGAATATTGCAAAGCAATTAAACGTCACTGCTGCCGAAATTATTTTCACCTCTGGTGGTACAGAGGCTGATAATCTCGCCATACACAGCTGCGTTAGAGATCTAGATGTCAAACGCATTATTACTACAGGCATCGAGCACCACGCAGTAGTATATATTGTGGATTACTGTCGGGATAAATACGGGATCGAGGTAAAGTACGTAAAATTGAAAGAATGCGGCACACCAGATTATTACCATCTAGAGCAACTGCTTCAAGAGTCTGATAAGAAAACCTTGGTTTCCTTAATGCACATCAATAATGAGATAGGCAATAGGCTCGACATAGAACGTGTGGGTGGCCTGTGTCGTAAATACAAGGCCCTATTTCACAGCGATTGCGTTCAATCCATAGGTCACTACGAGATGGATCTTGCGGAACTTCCCGTGGATTTTACCGCGGTAAGCGCCCATAAATTTCATGGCCCTAAGGGCGTTGGGTTTGCCTTCATAAGAAAGGGAACTGGCTTGAAGCCCTTAATCCTAGGTGGTTCACAAGAACGTGGCATCAGGGCAGGAACTGAAAGTGTTCACAATATTGTAGGCATGGATTTAGCCATGCAATTGGCATACGAAAACCTTGAAAAGGATCGAGCCTACATCAAGGACTTAAAAGATTATTTTAAAAATTCGCTCGAGGCGAAAATTGATGGCGTCAAATTCAACGGTAAATGTGCCGATGGTGATAACTCCACCTACACGCTATTGAACGTTTGCCTGCCATGTCCAGTCGAAAAAGCTGCAATGCTGTTGTTCACTCTGGATCTTAAAGGAATTGCATGTTCTAAAGGTAGCGCTTGTCAAAGCGGTAGTCAAAAAGGCTCTCACGTCCTGTCTCAAATTTTGAATGAGGAAGATCTGGACAAACCTAGTTTAAGATTTAGCTTCTCTATCTATAATACCAAAGAAGAATTGGATTATGTGGTAGATGTTTTGAAGGAGTATCTGGACACTGCCAATAATTAA
- the xerD gene encoding site-specific tyrosine recombinase XerD gives MNWEKHIHDFELYLKLERGLSINTIIAYVSDLHKLADWVKEEELLKSPITLDTSDVKDYIHHIAGSVKPTTQARTLSSLKGFFNYIQMEDYRMDNPTEVIETPRTGRRLPDTLSVMEIDRLINAIDRSTPHGERNRAILETLYACGLRVSELTALKISDLYFEEGVILVTGKGDKQRYVPIGDATISIINDYIELIRSHVPVQPKHTDTLFLNRRGNGLTRAMIFTIIKDLKIIAGIKKKISPHTFRHSFATHLLENGADLRSIQAMLGHESITTTEIYVHVNRTYLKEVLEKFHPRASY, from the coding sequence ATGAACTGGGAAAAGCACATCCATGATTTCGAGTTGTACCTCAAGCTAGAACGTGGCTTATCTATCAACACGATAATAGCCTATGTTAGCGACCTTCATAAGCTTGCAGACTGGGTGAAAGAAGAAGAGCTACTAAAAAGTCCTATAACATTAGACACAAGTGATGTCAAGGATTATATACATCACATCGCTGGTTCGGTCAAGCCTACCACTCAAGCCAGAACCTTAAGCAGTCTCAAAGGCTTTTTCAATTATATACAAATGGAAGATTACCGTATGGATAATCCCACCGAAGTTATTGAAACACCACGGACAGGCCGGCGATTGCCTGACACCTTAAGCGTTATGGAAATAGACCGTTTGATCAATGCCATCGATCGATCCACACCACATGGTGAGCGCAACCGTGCTATTCTAGAAACGCTCTATGCATGTGGTTTGCGCGTTTCAGAACTTACTGCTTTGAAGATAAGCGATCTCTATTTTGAAGAAGGCGTCATACTGGTTACCGGTAAAGGCGATAAGCAACGCTACGTTCCCATAGGCGACGCAACCATTTCTATAATTAACGACTATATCGAGCTCATACGCAGTCATGTGCCAGTGCAACCTAAACATACCGACACTTTGTTTCTCAATCGGCGTGGTAACGGCCTGACAAGGGCGATGATTTTCACGATTATTAAGGACCTTAAGATAATCGCCGGAATCAAGAAAAAGATAAGTCCGCATACCTTTAGGCATTCTTTTGCGACACATTTGTTGGAAAACGGTGCAGACTTAAGGTCCATACAGGCCATGCTGGGCCACGAGAGCATCACCACCACAGAGATTTATGTCCATGTGAATCGTACCTATTTAAAGGAAGTGCTGGAAAAATTCCATCCGCGAGCTAGTTATTAA
- a CDS encoding aldo/keto reductase, which yields MKTLKFRNGDELDAIGLGTWKSDDEKVKNAIKIALNNGYRHIDCAATYGNEAAIGEAFNEVFSEGKIKREDVWITSKLWNNAHLPKDVKPALEKTLKDLQLDYLDLYLIHWPVAFKPDVSNPSGPEDYLTPEEAPIIDTWNAMIELKKAGLTKHIGVSNFSVKKLKDLISKTDDVPEMNQVELHPLLQQDDLFEYCSKNGINMTAYSPLGSGDRSDGMKQDDEPNMMELETVQALAKKHNVEPGQILIAWSHQRGTAVIPKSTSEGHIKSNIASAAVNFDEQDLKDLASLDRHYRYVTGKFFEVPEKGYDNIYDE from the coding sequence ATGAAAACTTTAAAATTTAGAAATGGCGACGAGCTTGACGCTATAGGACTAGGAACTTGGAAATCTGATGACGAGAAGGTAAAAAACGCCATCAAAATCGCTTTAAACAATGGATACCGTCACATTGATTGCGCCGCGACCTATGGTAATGAAGCTGCGATAGGTGAAGCGTTTAACGAAGTGTTTTCTGAAGGGAAAATCAAAAGAGAAGATGTGTGGATCACTTCAAAATTGTGGAACAACGCACACTTGCCTAAAGATGTAAAGCCAGCGCTAGAGAAGACACTTAAGGATCTACAGCTGGATTACTTGGATCTTTATTTGATCCACTGGCCTGTGGCTTTTAAACCAGACGTTAGTAATCCATCTGGACCAGAAGATTATTTGACGCCAGAAGAAGCACCTATCATCGACACCTGGAATGCTATGATTGAACTCAAAAAAGCGGGTCTTACCAAGCATATAGGAGTCTCCAACTTTTCAGTAAAAAAATTAAAGGACTTGATTTCCAAAACAGATGACGTTCCTGAAATGAATCAGGTAGAACTGCATCCACTATTGCAGCAAGATGACTTATTTGAATACTGCAGCAAGAATGGAATAAACATGACTGCTTATTCACCATTGGGTAGTGGCGACAGATCTGACGGAATGAAACAGGACGATGAGCCTAACATGATGGAACTGGAGACCGTTCAAGCTCTAGCGAAAAAACACAATGTCGAACCTGGACAGATTCTTATCGCCTGGTCTCACCAAAGAGGTACAGCGGTGATACCTAAATCTACTAGTGAAGGCCACATCAAATCCAACATAGCGTCTGCCGCAGTGAACTTTGACGAGCAAGATCTTAAAGATCTCGCAAGCCTTGACAGACACTACCGTTATGTCACTGGTAAGTTCTTTGAAGTTCCAGAAAAAGGTTATGACAATATATATGATGAGTAA
- a CDS encoding M23 family metallopeptidase, whose product MQTKYICFLLLGLFIVRFGESQTTKELPQDYFHHPLDIKLILSGTFGELRSNHFHSGLDIKTNQRTGANVHAAAAGYVSRIKIEHYGYGKALYVTHPNGYTTVYAHLEKFSPRIEEYVKARQYAQESYEIQLYPDDLELRVDQDEIIAYSGNSGGSGGPHLHFEIRDGAARPMNPMLFGIDIPDSRNPLVKQVKAYPLDAESTVNGKNEAQLLRVVPLQDGKFKVEPFSAYGNIGMGVNTNDRLDGANNQNGVYTIKTYFNGSPHFKMTFDKFSFDETRYINQMIDFEHFKKSKSRISRLYIPDGSPLSLYGDVNNQGKLQLFDPGSTHVYKVNITDFKGNDSEIVMDITNESKLENLQVDSPKDATLIPHNETYTTTLGAFTLTIPQGSLYEDTFLNIKQNSDTLKVHEDIVPLHKNMVINYDMSSKQDEDRDKYFIARTTSWGAAYYTPSRLKGNTLTAFTKTLGTYAISKDTKDPTIAPVNFKDGQWISKNQTLKLKINDKDTGVQAYRATVNGKFILMEYDYKTDLLTHYFEDGVVTDTDNELVVIVTDNVGNSSKFEATFHRKE is encoded by the coding sequence ATGCAAACAAAATATATCTGTTTCCTGTTACTGGGATTATTTATAGTTCGCTTTGGCGAAAGCCAAACTACAAAAGAGCTTCCACAGGATTATTTCCATCATCCTCTGGACATCAAACTTATTCTAAGCGGTACGTTTGGTGAGCTGCGTTCCAACCATTTTCACAGTGGTCTGGATATCAAAACCAACCAAAGAACAGGCGCTAACGTTCATGCCGCTGCAGCTGGCTATGTGAGTCGCATCAAGATAGAGCACTATGGTTATGGAAAGGCGCTATACGTCACGCACCCTAATGGCTATACTACCGTGTATGCTCACCTTGAAAAATTTAGCCCAAGAATTGAAGAATACGTGAAGGCAAGACAATATGCCCAAGAAAGTTATGAGATCCAACTGTATCCAGACGATCTGGAATTGCGAGTAGATCAGGATGAGATCATTGCCTACAGCGGTAATTCTGGCGGTAGCGGTGGACCACACCTTCACTTTGAAATACGCGATGGAGCAGCACGCCCCATGAATCCCATGCTTTTTGGAATCGATATTCCAGACTCCAGAAACCCCTTAGTGAAACAAGTCAAAGCTTATCCACTAGATGCAGAGTCAACCGTAAATGGAAAAAATGAGGCGCAATTACTTCGTGTGGTTCCCTTACAGGATGGTAAATTCAAAGTGGAACCTTTTTCAGCATACGGAAACATTGGAATGGGCGTCAATACTAATGACCGACTGGATGGAGCCAACAATCAAAATGGTGTCTATACCATAAAAACCTACTTTAATGGTAGTCCACATTTTAAAATGACGTTTGATAAATTTTCTTTTGATGAAACCCGATACATCAATCAAATGATTGATTTTGAACATTTCAAAAAAAGTAAGAGCCGTATTTCTAGACTATATATTCCAGATGGTAGCCCGCTTAGTCTTTACGGCGATGTCAACAATCAAGGAAAGTTACAGCTTTTTGATCCTGGATCCACTCATGTTTATAAAGTCAATATCACAGATTTTAAAGGCAACGACAGCGAGATCGTGATGGACATTACCAACGAGTCCAAATTAGAAAACCTGCAAGTTGATAGCCCAAAAGACGCTACTTTGATACCACACAATGAGACTTATACTACAACTTTAGGAGCTTTCACGCTTACCATCCCTCAAGGGTCGCTTTATGAGGATACTTTTTTGAACATCAAACAGAACTCTGACACGCTTAAAGTTCATGAGGACATCGTGCCGTTGCATAAAAACATGGTGATCAATTATGACATGAGCAGCAAACAAGATGAGGATCGCGACAAATATTTTATCGCGAGGACTACTTCTTGGGGTGCTGCCTACTACACTCCTTCACGTTTGAAAGGAAACACATTAACTGCGTTTACTAAAACCCTAGGGACTTACGCAATTAGCAAGGATACCAAAGATCCTACCATCGCACCCGTCAATTTCAAGGATGGACAATGGATCAGTAAAAACCAAACGCTCAAATTAAAGATTAACGATAAAGATACGGGCGTCCAGGCCTATCGTGCGACGGTGAATGGTAAATTCATTTTGATGGAATACGATTACAAAACAGACCTATTGACACATTATTTTGAAGATGGCGTCGTTACAGACACTGATAATGAGCTGGTGGTCATCGTCACGGACAATGTGGGAAATAGCAGTAAATTTGAAGCTACATTTCACCGCAAGGAATAA
- the rny gene encoding ribonuclease Y yields MDTTIVIIAAIVALIIGLAIGFFIAKAKVEKGKASQLIIDAKKDAESIIKEAEAKGEKIKSEKTYRAKEKFIELKSQHEKEIMQREKKMSDAEKRTKDKESKVSNELAQTKRLSQSLDSKIKDLDEKREAFSKKQEEVEKLHEQQIKQLEVISGISGDDAKKQLVESLKDKARTEAMSIIQDTIEEAKLTAQQEARKVIINTIQRIGTEEAVENCVSVFNLESDDVKGRIIGREGRNIRAIEAATGVEIIVDDTPDAIILSCFDSVRREVARLSLHKLVTDGRIHPARIEEVVSKTRKQIDQEIAEVGKRTVIDLGIHGLHPELIKMVGRMKYRSSYGQNLLQHSREVAKLCGTMAAELGLNAKLAKRAGLLHDIGKVPETEDETPHAILGMKLAEKHGEKPEVCNAIGAHHDEIEMTSLLSPIIQVCDAISGARPGARRQVLDSYIQRLKDLEDIAFGFGGVEKAYAIQAGRELRVMVESEKISDDRAAQLSFEISQKIQTDMTYPGQVKVTVIRETRAVNIAK; encoded by the coding sequence ATGGATACAACAATAGTGATTATAGCGGCGATTGTCGCACTTATAATAGGACTCGCCATAGGCTTCTTCATAGCCAAGGCAAAAGTCGAGAAAGGTAAAGCCTCGCAACTCATCATTGATGCAAAAAAGGACGCCGAGTCCATCATCAAGGAAGCCGAGGCGAAAGGTGAAAAGATCAAGTCTGAGAAAACCTATCGCGCCAAGGAAAAATTCATAGAGCTCAAATCACAGCATGAAAAGGAAATCATGCAGCGTGAGAAAAAAATGAGCGATGCTGAAAAGCGAACCAAAGACAAAGAGTCCAAAGTATCTAATGAGCTAGCGCAAACAAAACGTTTAAGCCAGAGTCTTGATAGCAAAATCAAGGACCTTGACGAGAAGCGTGAAGCTTTTTCCAAAAAGCAGGAAGAAGTGGAGAAACTTCATGAGCAGCAAATCAAGCAACTCGAAGTCATAAGTGGTATCTCTGGCGACGATGCTAAAAAACAATTGGTAGAATCTCTCAAGGACAAAGCTAGAACTGAGGCAATGTCTATCATTCAAGACACGATTGAAGAAGCAAAACTAACAGCCCAACAAGAAGCGCGTAAAGTGATCATCAATACGATCCAAAGAATAGGTACTGAAGAAGCCGTTGAAAACTGTGTTTCAGTTTTTAATCTGGAAAGTGACGATGTCAAGGGACGTATCATAGGCCGTGAAGGTCGTAACATACGAGCTATTGAAGCTGCCACAGGAGTAGAGATCATTGTTGATGACACTCCAGATGCTATTATCTTAAGTTGCTTTGATAGCGTGCGCCGTGAAGTAGCACGATTGTCATTACACAAACTGGTAACAGATGGACGAATTCACCCGGCACGAATTGAAGAAGTGGTGAGCAAAACTAGAAAGCAAATCGATCAAGAAATTGCTGAGGTAGGTAAAAGAACCGTTATCGATTTAGGAATCCACGGTCTGCATCCAGAGCTTATAAAAATGGTAGGTAGAATGAAGTACAGATCTTCCTACGGTCAGAATCTTCTACAGCACAGTAGAGAAGTAGCAAAATTGTGTGGTACCATGGCTGCAGAACTAGGCTTGAATGCTAAGCTTGCTAAACGTGCTGGTCTCTTACACGATATAGGTAAGGTTCCAGAAACGGAAGACGAGACACCACACGCTATTTTAGGAATGAAGCTCGCAGAAAAGCATGGTGAAAAACCAGAGGTTTGTAATGCGATAGGTGCACACCATGATGAGATTGAGATGACCTCGTTATTATCACCTATCATTCAGGTTTGTGATGCGATAAGCGGTGCGCGTCCAGGAGCTAGAAGACAGGTACTGGATTCATACATACAGCGTCTTAAGGATCTAGAAGATATTGCCTTCGGTTTTGGAGGTGTGGAAAAGGCTTATGCCATTCAAGCAGGAAGAGAATTGAGAGTGATGGTGGAAAGTGAAAAGATTTCAGATGATAGGGCGGCGCAGTTATCCTTTGAGATTTCCCAAAAAATTCAAACCGATATGACCTATCCTGGTCAAGTGAAAGTGACTGTTATTAGAGAAACAAGAGCGGTGAATATCGCTAAGTAA